Sequence from the Equus asinus isolate D_3611 breed Donkey chromosome 5, EquAss-T2T_v2, whole genome shotgun sequence genome:
GTCCTCAGCCAATCCAGTGCAGGCTCTCCACCGAAGGCTGGCTCTAGATGGTGGTATGCGCACGATAGTATAGTGCTGGCCGACTGCTGCTGTGGTTCTCTGACGATTGTGCTTCTTGTTAATCCTCTGTCGTGCTTTGGTAATTGTATTGATTAGAGTTGATAACTGTCTTGActtgaattttgtttctttgaaactGCTGTACTTGTGCAATAAAGATGCAGTacctttctgtttaaaaaaattctatggaAAGCTGTAAGAATTGGCTGATGGGAATTCAGACTTCAGTGTGGGATTATGTCATTATTTCTGGAAGTCCTAAAGTTGCTCTGAAAAGCAGCTAAATGTTGACACATTCTTCCAAAAGGTGTGcatctttaaatttttccatgGACACTTTTTATATTGTAATTTATTTCGAATATACTAGTAAGCTTAAATATATGTTTTGAAGacatcatttgttttgtttttaggccTCAAAAGTTAATGGATTAATGTTACCATTATTTGAGtagtaaaaattttttattagaaCCAAAAAAGTTAATAATGGTTATGTTTATAAAACGTTTGAACTCCTCACTTGCAATGCTCCGTGACATGTGGCCCTGGCGCCATTACACATGCTTTTCCTTGATTacttcctgatgcctggagcacGAGCTTCCAGAGCCGGGTGCCCCAGTCAGCCCGTGTACAATCTCTTAATGAGAAATCTCTGAGCGAGTTGGTCCGTCACCTTCTCCAGGGTGTTTAGGGCAAAGATACCAGGGTGGGAAGTGGGGAGTAACCGTCAaatcacagcatgacttgactcTCCTCTGGATGCAGCCTGACTCTGAGGCTTGCCATAATTGGGGTATGTTAGGAGCACTAACTACATGACTTATTCAACTGTTTTCTCATGGGATTAATCTTTTATTTCTGCAACATTGATAAAGTTAATATGAGGTCTGATTTTGGTCTATTAAATCTTAGAGAAATAGAtctaaaaaaaatgttgaaaataatagCCAATTTTAAAAcccttttaactttttaaaaaatgcaaatgttttgtatttttatatcttctaaagTATGATAAAGCTTTTTAAATGTACTGATTGTGATGAAACGTGTactattttgttgcttttgtctGATTTTATGAATGTTCATTTTAAGACTCCTTGTTGAAATGGGACAATTTGGAAACGATTCTTTGATAAGCCTGAGAAGAGGACTTCCCTTTGGGCATTGAGCCTTCCTCTGCATGATGTTCCCATGCACCCAAGGGCGTTTTCCCCCTTTCCAAGTGGCCTCCTTCGTGGATGAAGAAGGGCCCAGGCTGTGAGCGCCTCTTCAAGGAAGATGCACGCAAGAGGACGACTTGTCTCAGAAAAGCTCTCACAGGCTCTGTGCTCAGCCAGTGCATTTGAGTTTGCATGTTTCTCTGCACTACGGATTTTCAGCATTTAGATTCTTttaatcaaatacattttaacacTACAGTAGAGATTTTCTTCCTGAGGCATTGTGCTTTGCATGAGAGCAGGCCAAAAGTTGAGAGGGAAAAGTAAAGTTAAAGTCGGTTCTCTTTCATAGCAACATGCATTGTATGACATTCAgccagcttttaaaattttttttcaatacttTCCCTGTCTTCCTGTCCTGTATTCAGAAGCAGCAGCTAGAATGTTTCTCCATGAACTCTTGAGCTTCAAGGACTGTCTAGCCCTAAGTTTTCGCAGTAGACTACTTAAAGGAGTAGTGACGATCTAGATGGCGTGACGGGGCTCCTGGATTGCCCAGGGCCTTGTAATTCTTGCTGCTTTTGGTTTTCAGGAATTACATGAATGACAGCCTTCGCACAGATGTTTTCGTGAGGTTCCAGCCTGAGAGCATCGCCTGTGCCTGCATTTATCTCGCTGCCCGGACGCTGGAGGTCAGTGCTTCGCCAGCACAGGGGagtctggtctctgtatccaGCCTCCAGTAGATTTCAGATTATGCTCATCCATGCCAATAAAATGCATACTTGCTGCCCAGTAGGCTTGGTTTTCATTGCCCTAAGAGTCTCATTATCCGTGAAGAAAAGTCTAACAGTGATGGTGTTTGTTTACAGATCCCTTTGCCCAACCGTCCCCATTGGTTCCTTTTATTTGGAGCAACTGAAGAAGAAATTCAAGAAATCTGCTTAAAAATCCTGCAGCTTTATACTCGGAAAAAGGTTCTTCTATGTCTTTCACGTAATATCTGCATTTGTGTTTGACTGAATCATCTGGTTCTGAATGGATGGACTTTGGCTTTTGTAGGTTGATCTGACACACTTGGAAAGTGaagtagaaaagagaaagcacGCCATTGAAGAGGCAAAGGCACAGGCTAAGGGCCTGCTGCCTGGTGGCACTCAGGTTCTGGACAGCACCTCAGGGTTCTCACCTGCCCCCAAGCTGGGTGAGTGTCGGCGTGCACGAGTCTGCTCCCTGTAGGGTGACCCTCCTTTCCTCCAGATTTCTCTTGGAATTGCATCTGCAGCTGCTCTGAGCACTTCGCAAGCAGCAGTCCTCAGTGAACACTTGGTGATCTTCGAGATGAGACAGGGCTCCTAAAGGAGTTCCTTTTCATCattgttgtatttttattagCAAGGGACATGGATAGGCTTTCTGAAATGCTTTTGTTTACCCAGCCTACCCAATTAGCTTGTCTTTTGatgaaaattttgtaaatttggGGCAGTAGATTGTGGTCAGATCCTAGAGTTAAGCATGATGCCTGTCTCCAGGCCCTGAGGGAAGGCAAGCGAGATAGGTGGCCTTCTCTGTCTCTGGGGTCCCTGCCTAGGTTGTGAGGCtcaggctgggagcagggagtTAGGATTGGCATGTTCTTTACCAGTCCCAGAGAAGGGACGTTATCTTGCTTTACTAACTTGTTTCTTAACAgaaattgtttcttttgtgtgtgtgaggaagattgtccctgagttaacatctgttgtcaatctttctctttttgctcgaggaagattgctgctgagctaactaacatctgtgccagtcttcctcttcctgcttgagaaagattgtcgctgagttaacatctgtgccaatcctcctctactttatgtgggaccctgccaaagcatggcttgatgagcagtgctaggtctgtgcctaggatctgaacccgtgaaccctgggccactgaagtggagtacatgaacttaactgctgcaccactgggccggcccctcacaacAGTTTTCTGATGGCTGGGTTTTAACTTCTTGTACTTGATTCTAGCAGAATCCCCCAAAGACAGTAAAGGAAACAAGCCTTCCCCGCTCTCTGTGAAGAACGCCAAGAGGAAAACGGAGGGTGTGAAGAAAGCCAAGGCTGACAGCCCAGTGAATGGGTGAGTACCCAGGTAGCCCAGTGGGCCGTTGGGGTTGGCTGGAGAGACTGCGGGTCTGTAACTGCCCTCACCCTGTTCTCAGCTTGCCAAAGGGGCGAGGGAGTCGAAGTCGGAGCCGAAGTCGTGAGCAGAGCTATTCAAGGTCCCCATCGCGATCTGCTTCTCCTAAGAGGAGGTGTGTGCTGCTCCGGGCTcactggggtggggggttggggctggggggcTTGCATCTGGCAGGGTGGGTGTTTTCACATGGTGGCTAGAGGTGATGAGGCTGCCCCACAGGGGACAGTCACTCCTGACCCTGAGGTGGTTGGGGTGGGTGGTCACCCGCTTGGTGGTACGGTCCTTCCTCACAGGAAAAGTGACAGCGGCTCAACATCTGGCGGGTCCAAGTCGCAGAGCCGCTCGCGGAGCCGGAGTGACTCCCCACCGAGACAGGTGCACCGAGGCGCTCCCTACAAGGGCTCCAAGGTGAGGAGCTACCGAAAGTCCAAGGACTGCAAGTACCCCCCACAGAAGCCACACAAGTCTCGCAGCCGGAGCTCCTCCCGCTCTCGAAGCCGCTCACGGGAGAGGGCGGATAGttctggaaaatataagaaaaaaagtcattactATAGAGATCAGCGACGAGAACGTTCGCGGTCTTACGAGCGAACAAGCCATCGCTACGAGCGAGACCACCCTGGGCACAGCAGGCACCGGAGGTGAGGCTTGGGGGCCCCAGAGGGCTGCCCTTCAGCCTTTGGCATGCACACCTCGGCATCACTGGCTCTGTGGCGAGACTTTTTTGGGAAATGGTTTGTGGACTCTGGACCTTGTGAGGAATTTGGAGATGGAATCGAGAGGCCAGCGAGGTGCCCTTTAGGCCGGCCTGGGCACAGCGCACACTCATCCAGTGCAGGGCCCACCTCAGCAGCAGCCCTGTGGCAGTTGGATGCAGAAGCCGACGTGCACGTCCAGGTGGTGTGGCTTGGTGCTAAGGATAGGCTGTCTCTCCTCTCCCGGACTGATACTCAATTACGTCAAACCAAGAAAGTGACTTTTAAAACCTTTGCCTATATTAGGTTGTACTTATGTACATATTTTGCAGTGTTTCACAATGAGAAAATGGCCTTAATAGTCCCTTATTCTCTATTCATATTGTAAATAAATGTGTTTCATACAAGTTAAAGCTATATATGAAAACTCAGAACTTGAATTCTGTCAGCTTAGAACTTGTGTAGAGAATTccgatttttaaaatgtgaaggtATTTAGATCTGTGTTGAAAGTCGTATATTTTTATCCGTGCGATGCTGAGTGCAGGCCACCAGCTCCTAAATAGAGAAGTTTCCTATATCTGCATTTTATGTGGTTAAATAAACAAATCTCTCTACTCAGGACATTTGGAACATTAAGGAATTTGCAGTTTATCATTCTGCTCGCTTGTTACCGCGCAGCCCGCGGTGCCCCTTCTAGTGCTGCCATCTCTGGTCTCATTAAAGTGTCATTTTGTATGGAGCTCCTGTGCACTGGCTCTTCTGTCGAAGGCTTGTGATGGGCCTGAGCTGTCTGTGTGTTCTGACAAAGGCTGCTTTCTtggtggcagagaagggagggtttgaaaaggaaaaaatggtccTGAAGTCCCCTTGTGCCCAAGGCACGTTAGCTTGTAGCCCCTGGCATGAGTGTGTTGGGCAGAACAAGGCACCTGGGGCTGTGCCTGCGCGGAGTGCTGAACAGGTACGCGGGGCGGGCCTTGGGCTGTTTCTTGGTCCTGCGTGGGCTCTGAGGACGGAGGGCTGTCGCGGCCTGTCACAGTCTCAGTGTCCGCTCTCCCCAGACCAGCacctgtgtgtgggtgtgaggcaACTGGACGTGACCTTCCTGGTTTCGGTGGACCTGGAAGTAGACCAAGGAAACGTGGAGATGTGGGTCCCCAGCAGCCGCTCGGCAGGTACCGAACAGCGTCATCTCGTGACCTCGGCTGTGGGGCTGGGCCCGGAGCCGGCGGTGTCTGCCCTCCCACCGGCCTGTCCTCCACTGCCGCTTAGCCAGGCTGCGGCCTGGGATGACCAGGCCTGGCCACTGCCTGCCGGCACTGGAGGGAGACCctcctgcagggctggcccctgaggagAGCCCCCGCGTCCCTCTCCTACCAGGCGCGCTGAGGTCCGTGCTGGTCCCGTCCGTCCAGCCGGCCTCAGCGGACAGGGGCCTTTCCGGCTGGAGAGGAGACGTGCTCCCAGATCCCGCCCTGGGAGCGACCCTGCAGCTCGGCCGGGCCAGCCCTCCACGGAGGCTGCTTTGGGTTCTCGGAAGAGCtagtttctgatttttcttcccaCAAGCACAGGATGGGCGCTTGTTTGCTTTAAAACGGGAAAAGTCCACCCACGCAAAAAGCGTCGTGTTCTCTGCGTTAGATGCAGAGTGGCGGGAGGCGACGGCCACAGGGACGGGGCGGCGGGTGCTACCCCGCAGCCTCCAGACGGCGCCCGGCTCTCATTCCCGGCCCGGGAGCGGTGGTGGAGGgaggccgggccccgccccttcTGTCGCTCAGAGAAGGCCACTTCCGTCGCTGGGATAATGTCACTTCCGTAGCCCGGAAACGCCACTTCCgcccagggccaggcagctcAGGGCCGGGCCGCGCAGGCGCAGAGGGCAGCTCTCAGGATTGAGGGAACCGCAGTTCTCGTGTCTCCGTCAGAGGCGGGCGGGGTCGGCAGCTGCTTGGCCGGAAACCGTCGCTTTCTCGGTCCGGCGGGGCCTGCGCCGACGCGGAGCCGGTGAGGGACGGACCGGAAGTGCCTGAGCGCGGCGGGAGAATGGTGGGTTTGAGTCTCCCGGTCGGGTCGCGTCTGGGGAGGTTCGGGGAGCGTCGACCCCGCCCCGTGTGGTGGGCACCTCAGGGGAGGCTGAGGCCCGGGGAGGGTGGTGACCTGGCCGGAGGTGCGGGGTGGGGCCGAGGCTGGTCATCTAGAGAAGGAGCCGTGTGTGCCGTGCGGTGGGAGCGGGGGAGGGACGGGGACAGAGGTGAgggggacaggggtggggagggggacggGGAAGGGGGATAGGGACAGGTgtgagagggggagaggggaaggggcagggacaGGTGAGGAgggggacgggggaaggggagagggaagggggagaggagggggacgGGAGGAGGCAGCGGGGaaagggaggggtgaggagggggaggggagagggggcggggtggggtgggcaagACCGGAGTCCCGGGCGCTGCCCTGCGTGACTTCAACCCCTGTGTTCCAGCTGTCCTGAACACCTGCGGCCTCCGTGCTGTGCCCACCCGCAACTGACTATGCTCCTGGGGCGCCTGACTGCTCAGCTGCTCAGGGTTGTTCCCCGGGCAGGTGAGGCCATGTGGCGGGTTGGGGGGATGCCCACGTGGGTGAGGAATGCTGGGCCAAGCAGCCCACCTGCCCTTagccccccccaccaccacctcgaGGACAGGGGCGTGGCTCACAGACCTCTTGAGCATGTCACGGGGAACCTGGACCTGGAATGCAGTGGCATTCAGGCCAAGAGCAAGGTGTGGGCCGTCCTAGCCCCATCAGGCCCGGTGGGGTGGTGGCAGTGCTCACGTGCGGTGTGACCCTGAGAGCAGTAACTGTGTGGTCTTGTTTCCTGCAGGCTGCAGTCGGCCCGGCTCTGTCTCAGGGGTGCTGGGCCACCATGCCTGTGGGGCCCGCTATAGCACCCAGCCAGCAGGCCCAAGTGGGGttgcctccctccctggcagTGGGGTCCAGCTAGAGCTTGAGGAAATGCTGGTCCCCAGGAAGATGTCCATCAGCCCCCTGGAGAGCTGGCTGACCACTCGCTACCTCCTGCCTAGACTGGATGCTGGGGTTCCAGGGTCTGTGGCTCCAGCCCAACTTTATGAGCATCCACCTAGCCAAATGGGGGAAGGGGCCGAGCAAGGGGGTGAGGGGGTCTGGGATGCACCCCAGATGCAGTGCAAAAATGTACTGAAGATCCGGCGGCGGAAGATGAATCATCACAAGTACCGCAAGCTGGTCAAGAGGACGCGGTTCCTGCGGCGGAAGGTCCGGGAAGGACGCTTGAAACGGAAGCAGGTGAGTGTGGGGTGGCGGCCCAGGTGGCTGAGAACACATGGCTGTGGCACCAACCAGCTGGTGGTCCCTCCCGTGCCCTCACAGGTCAAGTTCGAGAGAGACCTGAGGCGAATCTGGCTGAAGGCAGGCCTGAAGGAAGCCCCTCCGGGCTGGCAGACCCCCAAGATCTACCTGAAGGGCAAATGAGTCTAggtctgtttcccttgcccgttACTGCTGACGGCCCCTTGTAATAAATGCCCTGAGAACTCAGCTGTCCCCCTTGGCCTGGACCTTCTTGTGCCTGCTGTGGGCTGTCTCGGGAAGGAGCCTGCTGCCAGCCTCTGGTGTGACAGGAGGCAGAGGGCCCCAGGGTGGCAGGGTGGCAGTCTTTCCAGAGCTGGCCCTTGCCCTGGTGGGGCCGCCTGTGGGGATGACAGGCCTCGCTGTGCGTGAGCTGTGGGAGTAGAGCCCTGCCCTGACCTGAGGGCCTGTGCGTTCCACTGCGGGAGGCGGCCTCTTAGTGAACACACAGTGGCCAAAGTGCTGAAGGACAACACCAGGGAGCTGGGGAGTGTCCAGCCTGAGGTGGGGTGCGATTAGGTTATGTTTTACGAATAGGGTCAGGGAGGGCCTCACTGGGGAGACGGGGGGAGGATGAGAGGGGAGGCGGGAAAGGCCCTGTGCCCCCGGAGATGATAGATGGTGTCCTGCAGGCCCCTTGGACTTCTGAGCTGTCCTGCTCACCCGGGGCCGGGGACCCCTGGCCTGCCGTGGGTTCCTTggcctctgccacttcctggggcCCTGTGTGGGGGTGGCCTGGGGACAACCAGAAAGGGGTGATCTGGAGGACGTGCTCTGGCAGGTGTGAGTTGGGGCTGGCTGAGGAAGGGGCGCTGTTTCCGGAGCTGGAGAAGCGCTGGAGCCTTGACGTGAGCCAGAGACCCCGAGTGGTTCCAGGTTTCTCCTGGATGGAGAAGAACACATCATCGGGGATGGCAGGGCCTGGAGGGGCTCGTGGGCCTCTGCACGCAGGCCACAGGAAGGGGAGCGTGGTTGGAGCACCTGAGTGCCTGAGGCTGGTTGTCATGCTGAGCTCTGTGCTGCGCGTGGTgactgagaggagggagaggaagacgCTTTCCCGAGCTGTagtccttcctccccctcctccacggCACTTCTCACCAGGGCTGTGGGGGCTTCCGTCTCTTGTCGCAGAAATGCATCTGGGCCTGGGCTTGAGTTCCCCACAAATTAGGCAGACCCTGGGGGCGGCTTGAGCATGGTGTCCCAGCAGTTTCCCTGGCATGGGACACCCAAGTTGTGTTgatctcccttccccaccccccgtTGCTTCAGTGTGCAGGCAGGGCGCCTTCCCTGCATGCCAGCCAGGTAAGCAGGCTTCTAACAACTGGGCCCGTCTGGGTCCCTGTCCATCGGGGGGATGGGCTCACGGAGGGGCCTTGTGGTGGACTGTGAGGAGGGTGAAGCTGGCCACGACTTGGAGGGGAACTGAGGCCCTTGAGGGCACAGGCCTGCTCTTGCTGGCAGCCGCCAGGGGGCAGTGGTCAGACCAGCAGACTTGAGCCCCGTGCCAGTGTCGCCTGAGAAGGCTCCTAGCTGGGGTCACCAGAATCCTtcttgggtctcagtttctcgAGCTATAGGTGGGGCAGGGGTCCCAGGGCCAAGGCCTCAGCCGTGGAGCCTCCCTGGGGTGGAGTGGACCATGACATTTTGGTGCCAGGTCTGGCCCCAGCTCCGCTGGGCTTCCCAGCGGGCTTCTGCCTGCCAGGCAAGCCCTTGGCTGGCACCCATGGCTGCTGAGCAGCTGCTCCCGGTATTTCCTCCAGCCCCACTGCAGTAGCTGCCTGTGGCTCACCCCGCCCTTCCTTGGCTGTGGGGAGAGAAATGGATGCTAAGTTGTTACCATCTGGAGACAAACTCTGTCAGGAGCTTGGCTGGGCTGTGAGTTCTGGGGGTGTAATGCCGGCCTGTGCAGGGAGCTGCAGACCCAGATGCATAGAGGCTGCAGCTGGCGGAGTGCCACAGCGCTGGGGCACCTGCTTCAGCCTCCTCTACCCTTGGGTGGGTGCTAGCTGAgggagccccaggaggcaggcTGCCTGTGGGGTCCAGGATGCTCGGCCTCGCGGTTCctccagagcagtggttctgGACTGGGCACTCGGCCACATctgggacatttttggttgtcacagtggTTGGGGCAGTACTTGGAGCAGTGAgtggaggtcagggatgctgccaaGTGCCCTAtggtgcacagggcagccccttcCTAAGAACAGTTACCCCAGACTGTGGTCAAGACCCCTGCTGCAGATGTGATTGGTCATGGTGGGTCAGCTCCTGAGCCAGCCCAGCCCCTACCTAGTCAGCCTCCTCAACCCCTGTTCCCTCTCCTGCTCTGCAGCCCAGACCCAGcagccctcctctccctgcccctgcccaggctGCATGTGTGCAGAGCTCACTTTGCGTGTGGCTTGGATGCCTTTGGGGCCCAACCACAACCTCAGGAGGCaatttttgggttttatttttatctttgcagCCCCTCCCAGGCCACAAGAGGCTGCCCCCCTTCCCTATGGGGGATCCACCCTGTCCTCTCTCATTGTTCTAGCCTGGGCACCCCTTGAGTaacagggcagaggtggggggacAGAGTGGGGGCTCGTGAGCTGCCCTGTGATGTGGTTTTGGCCTGTGATGGGCCCTCCCCTAGCAGGCAGATTCTGTCCAATGCTGACTTCAGCCTCTCAGGGCACTACTAGgctgttttcagatgaggaagttgagtcCTGCAGCATTGGGTCCCTCACCCGGGGTCACATGGCAGCcgagtggcagggctggggctggagtccaGGGTGGCTGAGACTTCACCACTTCGAGGTAGGCGGTGGTCTGAATGGCGTCTGGAGGTTTGGGGTCTTCGGTGTAGGGTGGTCTGTGTATTTGGGCACATCTGCGGGGTGTGTGTTTTGAGGACTGCTCCTGAATGATGAGGGAAGAAGGAGTGCTGCAGACCCCCAGGTGACCAGCAGGGCAGGGGATGGCCTGGGAGTGTGGGGCCGCCCCAAGCCCTCAGACCCACTGTGGCAGCAGCACAGCTGGCAGGCTCCATGAGGCCAAGAGGAGGGGAGGCCTCAGCCCTCAGGCTGGGCATGTGCTTTGTGGAGTGAAATTGGGAGCCAAGGGGTCAGGTACAATGGGGTGGGGGCTCCTGCCCTGTGATCCAGCACCCTGTGCCCTGTACCCTCACCTGCCTGGGCTGGCCTCATCCCCTTGTGGATAGTCTGTGGTGTGGAGAGGAGACCAATCCAGCTTGGAGTCCTGTTGAGTGGAGACAGCTGACCTCCAGGCTCCATGTGGCTGGAGGGGCCCCAGAGGCCACCAAGACCTTTACATGAACAGGTGTCTCCTCCTGCTACTGCATGTCCTAGCTGAGGCATGTCCATCACCCACCGTGTCCTCCAGGTCAGACACGGGCCTCCCCTCCAAGAGGGGCCCATTGACTTCAGTTGGTCTTGTTAGTTTCATTACTTTGtgtttacagtttttgttttttaattttccagcCAAATGGGATTGTGTCTGGCTCAACATGAAGTTGTTCTATAAGGCTAGTAACAAACAGCTGCTCCTGCCCACCCACCCACGTGCATTTCAGGGCGGCAGCCTTGGCTCCTCCATGGGGTCCTGTGCTTGCCGGCCT
This genomic interval carries:
- the CCNL2 gene encoding cyclin-L2 isoform X1 translates to MAAVAATTAAAGAPVPAAPAAAAGTPGSGSAAPGSQGVLIGDRLYSGVLITLENCLLPDDKLRFTPSMSSGLDTDTETDLRVVGCELIQAAGILLRLPQVAMATGQVLFQRFFYTKSFVKHSMEHVSMACVHLASKIEEAPRRIRDVINVFHRLRHLREKKKPVPLLLDQDYVNLKNQIIKAERRVLKELGFCVHVKHPHKIIVMYLQVLECERNQHLVQTSWNYMNDSLRTDVFVRFQPESIACACIYLAARTLEIPLPNRPHWFLLFGATEEEIQEICLKILQLYTRKKVDLTHLESEVEKRKHAIEEAKAQAKGLLPGGTQVLDSTSGFSPAPKLAESPKDSKGNKPSPLSVKNAKRKTEGVKKAKADSPVNGLPKGRGSRSRSRSREQSYSRSPSRSASPKRRKSDSGSTSGGSKSQSRSRSRSDSPPRQVHRGAPYKGSKVRSYRKSKDCKYPPQKPHKSRSRSSSRSRSRSRERADSSGKYKKKSHYYRDQRRERSRSYERTSHRYERDHPGHSRHRR
- the CCNL2 gene encoding cyclin-L2 isoform X2, which gives rise to MAAVAATTAAAGAPVPAAPAAAAGTPGSGSAAPGSQGVLIGDRLYSGVLITLENCLLPDDKLRFTPSMSSGLDTDTETDLRVVGCELIQAAGILLRLPQVAMATGQVLFQRFFYTKSFVKHSMEHVSMACVHLASKIEEAPRRIRDVINVFHRLRHLREKKKPVPLLLDQDYVNLKNQIIKAERRVLKELGFCVHVKHPHKIIVMYLQVLECERNQHLVQTSWNYMNDSLRTDVFVRFQPESIACACIYLAARTLEIPLPNRPHWFLLFGATEEEIQEICLKILQLYTRKKVDLTHLESEVEKRKHAIEEAKAQAKGLLPGGTQVLDSTSGFSPAPKLESPKDSKGNKPSPLSVKNAKRKTEGVKKAKADSPVNGLPKGRGSRSRSRSREQSYSRSPSRSASPKRRKSDSGSTSGGSKSQSRSRSRSDSPPRQVHRGAPYKGSKVRSYRKSKDCKYPPQKPHKSRSRSSSRSRSRSRERADSSGKYKKKSHYYRDQRRERSRSYERTSHRYERDHPGHSRHRR
- the CCNL2 gene encoding cyclin-L2 isoform X3 produces the protein MNDSLRTDVFVRFQPESIACACIYLAARTLEIPLPNRPHWFLLFGATEEEIQEICLKILQLYTRKKVDLTHLESEVEKRKHAIEEAKAQAKGLLPGGTQVLDSTSGFSPAPKLAESPKDSKGNKPSPLSVKNAKRKTEGVKKAKADSPVNGLPKGRGSRSRSRSREQSYSRSPSRSASPKRRKSDSGSTSGGSKSQSRSRSRSDSPPRQVHRGAPYKGSKVRSYRKSKDCKYPPQKPHKSRSRSSSRSRSRSRERADSSGKYKKKSHYYRDQRRERSRSYERTSHRYERDHPGHSRHRR
- the AURKAIP1 gene encoding small ribosomal subunit protein mS38 isoform X1; its protein translation is MVGLSLPVGSRLGRFGERRPRPVCCPEHLRPPCCAHPQLTMLLGRLTAQLLRVVPRAGCSRPGSVSGVLGHHACGARYSTQPAGPSGVASLPGSGVQLELEEMLVPRKMSISPLESWLTTRYLLPRLDAGVPGSVAPAQLYEHPPSQMGEGAEQGGEGVWDAPQMQCKNVLKIRRRKMNHHKYRKLVKRTRFLRRKVREGRLKRKQVKFERDLRRIWLKAGLKEAPPGWQTPKIYLKGK
- the AURKAIP1 gene encoding small ribosomal subunit protein mS38 isoform X2; its protein translation is MLLGRLTAQLLRVVPRAGCSRPGSVSGVLGHHACGARYSTQPAGPSGVASLPGSGVQLELEEMLVPRKMSISPLESWLTTRYLLPRLDAGVPGSVAPAQLYEHPPSQMGEGAEQGGEGVWDAPQMQCKNVLKIRRRKMNHHKYRKLVKRTRFLRRKVREGRLKRKQVKFERDLRRIWLKAGLKEAPPGWQTPKIYLKGK